The region CGGGCGAAGCCCGCCGCGCCGTTCAGCCGACCGCGAAGCGGTCGGCTGAACGATAGAGCTAAGCTGCGGCGGGCTTGCCCGCCGTCAGCTTCAGCGATTTGTTAGGCGAAGCAGTTTAAACCTCATAGTCCTAAAAACTTAATTGTGCTTCCACAAAGAAAAATTACCAAACCAGCCAACGCATGAGAATATCTTTTAACTCTGCGAAGTGGTAGTTTTGATAATCCGAAAGATAAAGCTAAAACTATACCCAGCATAGTTGCGATAGTTGTCAATCCAAAGATAAATGCAACTATCGCTACCGTTATCATATTGCCCTTAGCTGCTGGATACATCACAAGAGGAATTAATGGTTCGCATGGACCAAATACAAATATTGTAAAAAGAATCCATGGAGTTAAATTGTTTGATTTTGATGAATGAACATGAGAATGATCTGCAATGTGCTTATGAGTGTGTATATGAACATCTCCACTTTCATGTTGATGAAGATGTTCATGGGGTCGGCTACGAATCGCTTTATGTACTCCCCAGACAAAATATGTAAATCCGAATACAAGAAGAAGCCAAGCGGCTAATTCACCGCGAAATGATTCGACCATTTCCAATTTAAGAACAGCGATTCCTAGAGCAATACCTATAAATCCTAAGACAATAGAACTCAACACATGACCAACTCCACATAGAAATGTAATCATACCCGTCTTAACACTACTCCATTGCCTCGCTTTGGATAGTACAATGAAGGGTAAATAATGGTCTGGTCCAAAGACAGTATGAATAAATCCTATAGTTGCAGCTGTTCCTGCTAAAATAACAGTTTCATTTAACATAGCAATTCCTTAATCTAAGTTTGAAGTATTTCGCCTAACGATGATTATACAGTCTGTATAAACGGGAAACTCAGACTGTCTCATTCTGTATAAGAAGTCTCCATCTGTTCTTGTCTTTTCGCGTAATATCATTCATATCTACCATTCCAGGGTTATACAGACTGTATAAACCAGACTACAGCCCGTCAACCGGGCTCCGCACTTCGTGTCCGCCTTTGTTCAACACATGGGTATAAATCATGGTCGTGCTCACGTCTTTGTGCCCGAGAAGTTCCTGGATGGTTCGCATGTCATAACCCGCTTCAAGCAAGGGCGTGGCGAAGGAATGCCGGAACGTATGACAGCCCACACGCTTGACTACTCCGGCCTTGAGGACAGCTTATTTAACGGCTCGCTGAAGAATGGTCTCGTGAACGTGATGCCGTCCTTCTTCGCCAGTTTTTGTGTTCTTCCAACGGTTTTCTTGCGGGAAGACCCATTGCCAACGCCATTCGGCCGAGGCGTTAGGGTATTTGCGGTCGAGAAGGTATGAAGAAATCATAGGCGGCTAATAATAAAGAAGTTGAGGAACTTTCGCTGAACTGGACTCGTATCCTCTAAGAGCTGAAAGCGGCAAGGTCTCTTCTCTCCACTCTCACTACTACCCCCGAAATATTGAGAAGATACCAGATTTATTCTACCGTTACGCTTTTGGCCAGATTTCGCGGTTGATCGACATCACAGCCACGAAGGACAGCGATATGATAGGCCAAAAGTTGGAAAGGAATAACATTCAGGATAGGCGAAAGATCCTCCTGAGTCTTAGGCAGGAAAAAGATATGATTTGCCCGTTTCCTGATCTGATCATCTCCTTCGGTAGCACAGGCAAGAACCGTTCCATTTCTGGCTTTTACTTCCTCAATATTGCCCAGGACCTTATCGTAAACACGACTGGAAGTAGCCACCACCACTACCGGCATTTTTTCATCAATAAGGGCAATAGGTCCATGTTTCATCTCACCGGCCGGATACCCTTCCGCATGGATATAAGAGATCTCCTTCAATTTCAACGCCCCTTCCAGGGCAATAGGATAGTTGATTCCACGTCCTAGATAGAGAAAATTCTGCCGCTGGTAGTACTCCGAAGCGCATTTACGTATCTCTTCATCATCAGTTAAAATCTCCTTAGCTTGTTTGGGAAGCCTATGTAGATCAGCAATTATCTCTCTCATTTGCTCGGAAGAGATAGTCCCTCTTTTACTTCCCAGGTAGAGAGTAAAAAGAGCCAGGGCCGTTAATTGGGCAGTAAAGGCCTTGGTTGAAGCTACGCCTATTTCTGGCCCGGCCTGGGTATAGATAACCCCATCCGATTCCCTGGAGATAGTACTGCCCAGGACATTACAGATGGATACCACCTTAGCCCCTTTTTCTTTTGACTCAGTTATAGCCGCAATGGTATCTGCGGTCTCTCCTGACTGAGAAATAGCCATAACCAGGTGAGTAGGTTTAATTATTGGATCCCGATATCTGAACTCAGATCCGATATCAACTTCCACTGAAATTCGGGCATACTTCTCCAACAAGAATTTTCCTACCAGTCCCGCATGCCAGCTCGTCCCACAGGCAACGATAAATATTCGATCAAACCCTAAAAGCTCTTCATCGCTTAATCGAACATCCGGCAGATCAACCGAGTCTTCCTTCAATCTTGCCCGGTGGAGGGTTTCCTCTATAACCCGGGGTTGTTCATATATCTCTTTGAGCATAAAGTGCTTATATCCACCCTTTTCCGCCATAAGGGCATCCCATTCGATGATCATGGTCGCCTTCTCCACCGGATCTCCATCCAGGGTAGTAAAAGATACACCATCTCTTTTAAGAACCACCATTTGGTGGTCGTCCATGAAGGCTACCCTTCTGGTTCGATTCAAGATAGCCGGGATGTCAGAGGCAATGTAGAACTCGTTATTACTAAAGCCCACTACCAGCGGACTGCGCAGCCTCGCCCCAACTATTTTAGACGGCTCATCCGCCCTTATCACCCCTATGGCGTATGAGCCATCTACCCTTTTCAAGGCAAGCCGGACGGCTGTCTCTAAGTCATTTCCATCCATATATTCTTCAATAAGGTGAGCCAGAACCTCAGTATCGGTTTCTGATTTGAACTTATGACCTTTGGCCATAAGTTCCTCCTTTAACTCCATATAATTCTCAATGATCCCATTATGAACCACGGCTATTTTATGCCGACAATCAAGATGAGGATGAGCATTGGCTTCTGACGGCCGGCCGTGAGTTGCCCAGCGGGTATGCCCTATCCCAATATCTCCCTCAAGGGGCTGTTCAGCCAGTAAGCGATCCAGTTGGGTAAGTTTTCCCTCAACGCGTCTCAATTCTATTCCTTCGGTTTTGGGCACAGCAATCCCCGCTGAATCATAACCTCGATACTCTAATCTCTTAAGGCCATCAAGCAAGATTGGCGGAGCCGAGTCTTTTCCAATATAACCTACTATGCCACACATAGAAACCTCCTATTAGTAATTAATAATTACATCAAGGCCAGCATCTCCCTAACCGCCCTCTCCATCCCCACCAGGACAGCCCGGGAGATAATGCTATGTCCAATGTTTAACTCTTCTACCTGTGGAATGGAAGCCACGGGAGTCACATTTTGGTAATTAAGTCCATGTCCGGCGTTTACCCTGAGTCCAAGGGCGACGGCTTTAGAAGCGGCCTTCTTTAATCTCTCCAGTTCGCGTTCTATATCTTCCTCTGACTTTGCCCGGGCATATTCTCCCGTATGAAGCTCAATAAAATGGGTTCCTGTTTTTGAGGCAGCTTCAATTTGACCGAGGGCCGGATCGATAAAGAGACTAACCTTGATCCCGAGCTCAGATAGGGACTCAACCACTTTGATTAGACTTTCTTGTTGGGCCATAACATCCAGCCCGCCTTCAGTCGTTAGTTCTTCCCGTTTTTCAGGAACAAGGGTCGCCTGGTCCGGAGGCAGTTCTCGAGCGAAGGCAATCATTTCAGCCGTAGCCGCCATCTCTAAATTGAGTTTTGTTTGAACCACCTTTCGGAGGATAATGACATCCCTCTCCTGGATGTGACGCCTATCTTCCCTCAGGTGGACCGTGATTCCATGACAACCGGCCAATTCAGCTAAAACTGCCGCGGCAATAGGATCAGGCTCAGACACTCCTCGGGCCTGACGAACGGTAGCCACATGATCGATATTTACTCCCAAGGTAGCCATATTTCGCTTTTCCCTCCTGTATCGGCGTTCCTCTTTTTGTCCGGCTGAGTAGTTACAATCTCTCTTCTTTAGCCACGAGAGGCGCCATATTGTATTGATATAGGTTATACCGCTCCATTATCCCGATGATTATATCGGCGTAACGGGGATTAGTGGCATATCCGGCCTTTCTCAATTCCCGGACAAACCTTTTCGGATCATCCACCCATCGCATAGCTTCTCTGTATCTGGAAGATTCAGAAATAACTCGGGCGTGATCCTGAAAGGATTCAATCAAATTGTTATACCTTCTAAAGAGGCTATTTATTTTGACCCTTCTACCGTTAATATACTCGTAAACATTAAGCGTAATCGAACCAGCCGTTCCTCTCCCTTTAATGCCAAAGAAATTATTGGCCTTACCCAGGACACCTCTTCCCCACCTTGATTCAATAATAGCCTGGGCAATAGTTACTGAAGCCGGTATGCCGGTGGTTTTCTCTGTTTCCTGGGCATATCCGGCTATAGATTGAATAAAGGCCTGGCGATCCGAAATCCTTTTCCCGCCAAGGACTATTTTCTCTTTCAAGCCCTTTTGGTAAGCCTTAACCGCCGTGGGAACTTTAACCAACTCTCCGATCTGGAGAAACTCTGGGGTTTTTATCTCCGGATTGGCATTAAGTATCTCAGAAAGAGAAACGCCATAGTGCCTGGCAATACCAAACAGGGTGTCCCCCTTCTTTACGGTGTGAATAGTGGTATCATCACCCTTTTCAGAGGGTATATTGATTTTTTCCCCCTCCCTGATCAGGGCTGGATTCTCTATCTGAGGATTAGCCCTCAAGAGCGCCGGGAGAGGAAGCCCATATTTTTGGGCTGTCCCCCATAAGGTATCGCCTTCTTTGACCTTATGAATATCAAATGGAATGTCTTCTTCCATCGGGAGGTGTATTCGTTGACCGACATTAATTCGATCAGGGTCATCTATCTGTGGATTGGCCTTTAAAATCTCAGCAAAGGGGATGTGGTGTTCTCTGGCGATCCTGGTTAAGGTGTCTCCCTGCTTGACGGTATACGGTTTAAGTTCTCTACTCCAATCTTCAGTTATCGGTGTTTTCATCGCCCTCCCTCCCAATTTATCAGGCAGTAAATGCCTCTTCCCAAACCACCGGCACCAGACACGCCGCACTTACTGACTACTGCCTACCACCTACCTTATTTTAGGTCTGACCGCTATACCCCGGTCGGCAAGATATTTTTTCACCTCCCCAATAGAGAAAGTCCGAAAGTGGAAGATAGAAGCGGCTAAGGCAGCTTCAGCTTCTGTTTGAGTAAAAACATCATAAAAATGAGACAGCTCTCCTGCTCCTCCTGAGGCAATGATAGGGATGTTGACTGCCTCTGCCATGGCCTTAGTTAATTCTAAATCGTAGCCATCCTTTGTTCCATCTCTATCCATGCTGGTCAAAAGAATCTCTCCTGCGCCCAGCTCTTCCACCTTTTTGGCCCAATATAGGGCATCTATCCCCGTAGGGGTTCGTCCGCCGTGGATAAAGACCTCCCACCCTGGAGAAGAATCTCTTTTCGCCCTGGCATCTATAGCCACAATAATGCACTGACTGCCAAACCGTCTGGCAGCTTCATCTACCAGCGCCGGGTTTTGGACAGCCGCCGTATTAATGGAAACACGATCAGCCCCGCGGCGAAGGAGCCTCTCTATATCCAGGAGATTTCTTATCCCTCCGCCAACGGTAACCGGCATAAAGGCTACCTCGGCTGTTTTGGCCACCACATCGAGCATAATATCCCGTTCCTGGGCTGAGGCGGTTATATCCAAAAAGACTAATTCATCCGCTCCTTCCCGGTCATAAATAGCGGCCTGTTCTACCGGATCCCCTGCATCTCTGAGCTGGACAAAATTTATCCCCTTCACTACTCGACCGGCATCAACATCAAGACAGGGAATAATTCTTTTCGCTAACATTTTGCCTTCTTATCCTTCTTCAGATACTTACTTATTATGGCGTAGAAATTTTAACTACAGCTATATTATACTATTTATAGAGTTTTGTCAAGGAAAAATCGTCTTGTCACAGATTTATAATGCTTGACAAATCAGGCAATAGTCAGTTATAATAATGGCCAGCTATTCAAACACTAACGGCCATCGCCTCCCCTTGGGTAGCCCAGAAATAAAAACGGTCGGATAAATCTTATCTTCGCTGGAGACTAGGCCACTGAGACCTTAGGTCTTAAGGCGGGAGCTGACTTATGGGAAAACAGATTTTCAGTGGCTTACAACTTTTGTAACCGTTCAGCCACCAAGGCACTAAGACACGAAGGGGAAAAAAGTATGTGTCTTAGAGAGCAGTAGAGCCATAGAGCAGCCGTTCTGGAACTTTCAGAAAAGTCTTTAACTACTGCTCTGCTGCTCTACTGCTCTATCTTTGTGTCTTAGTGTCTTGGTGGCTGAACACTTACCAACTTTTTTGATTTACCTACCGGGATATAAATTGAGATGTCTAACCAACAGATTGGATTACTGATAGTCGTAGCTGGTTTGATTATCGGACTGGTAGGGCTTCTCATCTGGTCCGGCGGTCTCGGATGGTTTGGCCGCCTCCCAGGCGATATTCGGATCGAACGGGATTCTATAAGGGTCTACATTCCGATAACTTCAATGCTGCTTCTCTCGGTAGCGCTTAGCCTAGTGTTTTATATGGTGCGGCGATTTTTCTAAAAGAGAAATTTATTATGACTAAGGACCTGTTTAAAAAAGCGATCGTTTCGCATAAAGCTGACTATCTTGAAATCAGAGCCGAAGACCGGGAAACGGTCAGGATAGATTATATGGGGCCGGAACTGGAGGGTATTGGCCGGAATACTGACTCCGGTGGATGTGTCCGGGCTTTGATCAAGGGTGGTTGGGGATTTTCGTCCTTTAATCGCCTGGATAAGCTGGGGGATCATATCCGGGCCGCCACTCAGGCAGCCGCCTTGGTAGGCAGAGGGAAAAGCCGTCTGGCCACTGCTCCGGTAGTCACGGCTGAAGTGGCTGCTCAGGTAGAGAAGGATCCGGGAAATATCTCTCTGGAAGAAAAACACGCCTTATGCCGGACCTACAATGAGATTATCCTGTCTGCGCCTAAGATTCAAACCAGCCGTGTCAGCTACCGAGAGAAAACCATAACCAAACATTTCTGTAATTCTGAGGGGACGTATCTAGTTTCAAAGCACATCTTTTGTGGGATCAGCCTTATGGCTATGACCAGGGAAGGCAGCAATGTTCAGCAGGCCTACCACTCAGTAGGCGACCAGCGAGGGTATCAGATCGTAGAAGGCTTAGAAGAATCGGCTGAAGGGGTGGCTAAGAGAGCCGTTGATTTACTTTCGGCCCCTTCGGTTAAAGGCGGAACTTACACCGTTATCTGCGATCCAAAGCTATGCGGGGTATTCGTGCACGAGGCCTTTGGTCACCTTTCTGAAGCGGATCATATTTATGAAAACAAGCGGCTAATGGCAATGATGCGGTTGGGAAGGAGGTTTGGAGCAGAACAGCTAAGTATTATTGACGATCCTACCCTTCCTGGAGAGGCTGGGTCTTTCGAATATGATGATGAAGGGGTAAAGGGTAGCCCCACCTACCTCCTCAAAGAAGGTGTTCTTACCCACCGACTCCATTCTCGGGAGACAGCCCTCAAGATGGAAGAAGCCCCCACTGGAAATGCCAGGGCCATAAGTTACAGATATGAACCTATTGTCAGGATGTCAAACACCTACCTGGCCCCTGGCGAGGCGAATCTGGAAAGCATGCTGAACGGCGTATCCGAAGGGATTTATGCCAAAGGCGCTCTGGGTGGCCAGACAGAGATGGAAATGTTCACCTTCTCCGCCGAGGAGGCTTACCTTATTCAAAATGGCCAATTAGGCCCCCTGATTCGTGATGTGGTGTTGACCGGAAACGTCTTTGAAACCCTGGCTAATATTGATATGATCGGCCACGATCTGGTTCATTTTGGCGGGCTGGGTGGTTGCGGCAAAAGCGGTCAGGGCCCCTTACCTGTAGCCACCGGAGGCCCCCATATCCGGATACAAAAGGTGACTATTGGGGGGAGATAAGCCAATGATTCCGAATCTAACGGTCAAGATAGGCCAGCTCAAGCTAAAGAACCCGGTCATGGTTGCCTCGGGGACCTTTGGATTTGGCGAGGAGTTTACCTCATTTTTCGACCTCAACCGATTAGGGGCAATGGTGGTTAAGGGCCTAACCCTTAGACCTAAAGCCGGTAACCCTCCACCCAGAATAGTGGAGACCCCGGCCGGGATGCTTAATGCTGTTGGCCTGGAAAACTGTGGTCTGGAGAAATTTGTCACCGAGAAGATGCCCTTTTTGAGACAATTTAAGACCCCCCTCATAGTCAATGTAAATGGGAAAACCATCGATGAGTATGTAAAGCTATCCGAAGAATTATCAAAGGTGGCCGGCGTCTCAGCCCTCGAGCTAAATCTCTCCTGTCCTAATGTTAAAGGGGGGGGGATGGCCTTCGGGGTTGACCCCCATATGGTCTATTTAGTTACCTCTATGGTTCGAAGGACCACCCCCCTTCCTTTAATTGTTAAACTCTCCCCCAATGTCACGGACATAAAGACTATTGCCCAAAGGGCTGAAGAAGCAGGGGCTGATGGTCTCTCACTGATAAACACCCTGCTTGGTCTGGCCATTGATCATAAAACAGGCCAGCCCCAACTGGCCCATATTACGGGCGGGCTTTCTGGGCCAGCGGTAAAGCCAATCGCCCTCAGGATGGTCTGGGAGGTTTCAGAACAGGTGAATATTCCTATTATTGGCATGGGAGGGATAACCGGACCAGCGGATGCCCTCGAATTTTTGGCGGCTGGGGCCGTGGCTGTCGCCGTGGGGACAGGGAGCTTCATTAACCCCCAATTGCCCCTAGAGGTAATTAAAGGCCTAGAGGATTATCTGGCGAAAGAAAAGATGGGGGATATTCACGAAATCATTGGACGGTTCTCCCGAGAGATTATCTACCGAACCTTGGTAGAGCGAGAGGCCCTTTTAGAAGGACACTTCTGGCTCTCTTCAGGACGCCATTCCGGACGATACTTTCAGGCGGCCTTGATTCTTCAAGACCCTTCTCTTGCCTCTATCTGGTGTACCAAACTGGCCAGAAAATTTAAGGGGGAAAAGATAGATCTGGTCATCGGTCCTGCCCTGGGCGGGGTAATTGTGGCCCAGGAGGTGGCTAAAAGTCTGGGAGTAAGGGCTATCTTTACTGAGAGGGTTTCAGGTAAAATGCAGCTTCGCCGAGGCTTTAGGATTAATCCTCAAGAGAGAGTTCTGGTCGTAGAGGATGTCATTACCACAGGCGGTTCAGTCAAAGAGGTTATCGAGCTGGTTAAGCAAACTAAGGCTGAAGTAGTGGGCGTAGGGGCTTTAGTCGATAGAAGTGGCGGGATAGAACTGGGTTTCCACCCTGAGTCGCTTCTCCAGGTCGAAATAGAGACCTACGCCCCTGATTCTTGTCCCCTGTGTCAAAAAGACCTGCCGCTGGTTAAGCCGGGCAGCAAATAGAAATCAGCGGTCAGAAGATAGAAACTAGGAAGAAAAAGGCCTCCCGATGAACTCCTCCGCCATCGGCCATCGGCCATCGGCCATCAACCCGTCTTTAGATGAATTTCTCAGCCTGATAGAGGCCGGTTACAACCTTATTCCCCTTTCAACCCGTGTCAAGCTTAAAGGAGAAATAACCCCGGCCTTAGTTTTTGAAGGGATGGCTGACAAACCTTATTCTTTCTGGTTGGATAGCGGCAAGGGAAATCCCTCTCTGGCTCGATATTCTTTCCTCGGCACCCATCCCTGGCTCGTATTTAAAAGCAAAGGCGATCGAATAGAAACAATCACGCCTGGAGAGGCGTTACCTTCCACAATAAGAGGGAATCCTCTCCGGAAATTAGCCCAAATTCTCGACCAGTGTAAGGCCCCCCGATTGCGGCGGGGATATCCCCCTTTTGGCGGCGGAGCGGTTGGCTACTTAAGTTACGATTTAGCCCACTTCTTTGAAGATCTGCCCCGAAGAAGTCTCGACGATCTGGACCTCCCGGAAAGTTATTTCATCTTCGTTAATGACGTCATCGGCTTTGATCATTTGAGTGAAGAATTCATTATTATTTCTAACACCCGGATAGGTGGAAATCCTATCGAGGACTACCACCAGACTAAAGAGAAGATAGAGGATATTAGAGACAAATTAGAAAAAGTAGCCCAGCCATCGCCCCTCTATAAAGATAATTCCAGGTTCTCCCAGTTAGACAGGTCTTCTTTATCCGCCTCTCTCTCCCTTGAGTCCAATTTTACCCGGCCAGGTTTTGAAGAGATAGTAAGGCAGGCCAAGGCCTACATCAAGGCCGGAGACATCTTTCAGGTCAATCTTTCCCAGCGGCTTTCCACCGCTATTAATGATCCCCCCTTGGCCATCTATAAAGCCCTTCGGGCCATTAACCCCTCCCCCTTTGCTTTTTATCTCTCTTTTGGAGACTTAAAGTTGGTTAGTTCATCTCCTGAAAGGCTGCTCCGGATAGCGGGACGGAGGATTGAGACCAGGCCTATTGCCGGGACAAGACCAAGAGGCAAGACCACCCAGCAAGACAGTAGATTGAGAAAAGAACTGATCTTAGATGCTAAAGAACGGGCCGAGCATATTATGTTAGTTGATCTGGAGCGAAATGATTTAGGCCGAATATGTGAATATGGTTCAGTCCAGGTGGATGAATTGATGGTCACTGAAGAATATTCCCACGTCATTCATATTGTTTCCAATGTGGTGGGCCAATTAAGGAAAGAAATTGGCCTTTATGACATCCTGCGGGCTACCTTTCCGGGTGGGACAATAACCGGCACCCCCAAGATAAGGGCGATGGAAATAATTGATGAACTGGAACCGGTGCAGAGAGGGCCTTATACCGGCTCGGCCGGGTATATCAGCTATAGCGGCGACCTCGACCTGAACATCATTATCCGAACCATTGTCGTTAAAGGAGATCAGGCTTATGCCCAGGCCGGAGCAGGTATTGTGGCTGATTCAGACCCAACCAGAGAATATTATGAAACCCTCCATAAAGCCGAGGCCTTAATCAAGGCCTTAAAAGGTAAGGGGTTAATCAAACCCTTACCTTTATCCCTCCGGGCTTCCAGATAGAAGGGTCTTTATCTCACTTTCAAAGACTTCCTTAGAAGCAAATCCAACGTGGTACTTAATCACATTTCCTTGCTGATCAATCAAAAAAGTGGTAGGAATACTTCGAATACCCCCATAGGCCATAACTACCTCTGGGGTGGCCATCATAAGAGGGTAGTTTATCTTGTGCTTCTGAGCAAAGCTATCTACGACTTCTTTCCCTTGCCGATCCAATGAGAGACCAATGATTTCCACGCCTTTATCTTTATATTCGGAATAAAGCTCCACAAAGGCCGGGATCTCAGCCCGGCAAGGGGGGCACCAGGTCGCCCAAAAGTCTAAAACAATAACCTTACCCACCAAAGCAGATAGAGTCAGCGTTCCTCCCCCCAGCTTCTCCAAAGTAAAATCAGGGGCATTACCCCACTTGGGCTTGGCTGGAGTTACTTCTTTAGGCGGCTCCGCTGGCAGAGAAGCCACTTCAAGTGTCTCAGCCGGAGGGGCTGCCTCGACAGTATCCGTATCAGAAGAAGGGGGAATTACCTCCTCTGCCTGAGGTGGCGCCAGTTTAAGCCCTTTATCTACCGGAGGGGACTCAGCCTGACAGCCCATCATAATAATTATGCCTATTATTAAGTAAGCCTTCCATTTTTGCATTCTTTGACCTCCTTCAGGTATAATGGTAACCTACCGCCACATGGGCTTTATTTTCGCACAATTCTCCCCTTTTGTCAATAAAAATCAACCTGGTCGGCTTAAATATCCCCTTTTGACTTGACTTTTCTCTGACCTTAAGGTATTATAATGGAGTTAGCTTATGGCTGTGGATGAAGATTGGAAATGAAAAGAAAGGATGGTTCAGGTGGAAAACAATGAATAAACAATCTGGAATCGGCGGTCCGCCATCTCGGGTACCCACGAAGTGGGTGCGCCATCCGCCAGGGGAACCATTCCTAATACCAAAGAATATCGCCCTCCTGGGTTCCACCGGTTCGATAGGTATAAATACACTTGAAGTAATTGATAAACTCCCTTCTCTCTCTGTCTCCGGCTTGGCCGCTGGAAAAAATATAAAAGTGCTGGAAAGTCAAATTCACCGCTTCAATCCTTCCAGAATAGCCCTTATGGATGAAGAAAAGGCCTCTGAACTAAGAAGGCGATTGACTAATCACCCTTGCCAGATTTACTCCGGGCTATCAGGGATCGTCGAAGTGGCCACCGCCCCTGAGGTTGACCTGGTCGTTTCGGCTATTGTGGGGGCAGCGGGCCTCATCCCTACCCTGGAAGCGATCAAGGCCGGTAAAGATATTGCCTTAGCCAATAAAGAGACGATGGTAATGGCTGGGGAAATCGTGACGGCGTTAGTTAAGGAAAAAGGGGTTAATATCTTACCGGTAGACAGTGAGCACAATGCCATCTTTCAAATCTTGGTGGGTCGCCAGAGAGAAGAGATAGAAAGGATTATCCTTACTGCCTCGGGCGGTCCTTTTAGAGATCGGGAGGGGGATTTTGAAGGCATTACCTTAGCTCAGGCCCTGGCCCATCCCAGATGGAATATGGGGCCAAAGATCTCCATTGATTCAGCGACCTTGATGAACAAAGGCCTTGAGGTGATTGAGGCCCATTATCTGTTTGCCCTTACGACCAGACAAATATCAGTCGTCATCCATCCGGAGTCCATTGTGCATTCTCTGGTTGAATTTATTGATGGTTCTATGCTAGCCCAGTTAGGTATTACGGATATGCGTGTGCCCATTAGCTATTGTCTTACTTATCCTGAAAGGAGACTGACTTCTCTGCCCAAGCTAAATTTAACGGAAACAGGGCCGCTTCATTTCTATCCACCGGATCCGCATCGATTTCCGGCCTTAAGGTTGGCCATGGAAGTAGCTGAAAAAGGTGGAAGTTGGACGACGGTCTTGAATGCAGCTAACGAGGCGGCGGTAACCCTCTTCTTGAAAGAGAAGATTGCTTTCACTGATATTCCCCTCTTGATTGAGCGAGTTCT is a window of bacterium DNA encoding:
- a CDS encoding DUF2905 domain-containing protein — encoded protein: MSNQQIGLLIVVAGLIIGLVGLLIWSGGLGWFGRLPGDIRIERDSIRVYIPITSMLLLSVALSLVFYMVRRFF
- the glmS gene encoding glutamine--fructose-6-phosphate transaminase (isomerizing) — its product is MCGIVGYIGKDSAPPILLDGLKRLEYRGYDSAGIAVPKTEGIELRRVEGKLTQLDRLLAEQPLEGDIGIGHTRWATHGRPSEANAHPHLDCRHKIAVVHNGIIENYMELKEELMAKGHKFKSETDTEVLAHLIEEYMDGNDLETAVRLALKRVDGSYAIGVIRADEPSKIVGARLRSPLVVGFSNNEFYIASDIPAILNRTRRVAFMDDHQMVVLKRDGVSFTTLDGDPVEKATMIIEWDALMAEKGGYKHFMLKEIYEQPRVIEETLHRARLKEDSVDLPDVRLSDEELLGFDRIFIVACGTSWHAGLVGKFLLEKYARISVEVDIGSEFRYRDPIIKPTHLVMAISQSGETADTIAAITESKEKGAKVVSICNVLGSTISRESDGVIYTQAGPEIGVASTKAFTAQLTALALFTLYLGSKRGTISSEQMREIIADLHRLPKQAKEILTDDEEIRKCASEYYQRQNFLYLGRGINYPIALEGALKLKEISYIHAEGYPAGEMKHGPIALIDEKMPVVVVATSSRVYDKVLGNIEEVKARNGTVLACATEGDDQIRKRANHIFFLPKTQEDLSPILNVIPFQLLAYHIAVLRGCDVDQPRNLAKSVTVE
- a CDS encoding TldD/PmbA family protein, translating into MTKDLFKKAIVSHKADYLEIRAEDRETVRIDYMGPELEGIGRNTDSGGCVRALIKGGWGFSSFNRLDKLGDHIRAATQAAALVGRGKSRLATAPVVTAEVAAQVEKDPGNISLEEKHALCRTYNEIILSAPKIQTSRVSYREKTITKHFCNSEGTYLVSKHIFCGISLMAMTREGSNVQQAYHSVGDQRGYQIVEGLEESAEGVAKRAVDLLSAPSVKGGTYTVICDPKLCGVFVHEAFGHLSEADHIYENKRLMAMMRLGRRFGAEQLSIIDDPTLPGEAGSFEYDDEGVKGSPTYLLKEGVLTHRLHSRETALKMEEAPTGNARAISYRYEPIVRMSNTYLAPGEANLESMLNGVSEGIYAKGALGGQTEMEMFTFSAEEAYLIQNGQLGPLIRDVVLTGNVFETLANIDMIGHDLVHFGGLGGCGKSGQGPLPVATGGPHIRIQKVTIGGR
- a CDS encoding sulfite exporter TauE/SafE family protein gives rise to the protein MLNETVILAGTAATIGFIHTVFGPDHYLPFIVLSKARQWSSVKTGMITFLCGVGHVLSSIVLGFIGIALGIAVLKLEMVESFRGELAAWLLLVFGFTYFVWGVHKAIRSRPHEHLHQHESGDVHIHTHKHIADHSHVHSSKSNNLTPWILFTIFVFGPCEPLIPLVMYPAAKGNMITVAIVAFIFGLTTIATMLGIVLALSFGLSKLPLRRVKRYSHALAGLVIFLCGSTIKFLGL
- a CDS encoding pyridoxine 5'-phosphate synthase, which translates into the protein MATLGVNIDHVATVRQARGVSEPDPIAAAVLAELAGCHGITVHLREDRRHIQERDVIILRKVVQTKLNLEMAATAEMIAFARELPPDQATLVPEKREELTTEGGLDVMAQQESLIKVVESLSELGIKVSLFIDPALGQIEAASKTGTHFIELHTGEYARAKSEEDIERELERLKKAASKAVALGLRVNAGHGLNYQNVTPVASIPQVEELNIGHSIISRAVLVGMERAVREMLALM
- a CDS encoding LysM peptidoglycan-binding domain-containing protein — translated: MKTPITEDWSRELKPYTVKQGDTLTRIAREHHIPFAEILKANPQIDDPDRINVGQRIHLPMEEDIPFDIHKVKEGDTLWGTAQKYGLPLPALLRANPQIENPALIREGEKINIPSEKGDDTTIHTVKKGDTLFGIARHYGVSLSEILNANPEIKTPEFLQIGELVKVPTAVKAYQKGLKEKIVLGGKRISDRQAFIQSIAGYAQETEKTTGIPASVTIAQAIIESRWGRGVLGKANNFFGIKGRGTAGSITLNVYEYINGRRVKINSLFRRYNNLIESFQDHARVISESSRYREAMRWVDDPKRFVRELRKAGYATNPRYADIIIGIMERYNLYQYNMAPLVAKEERL
- the hisF gene encoding imidazole glycerol phosphate synthase subunit HisF, translating into MLAKRIIPCLDVDAGRVVKGINFVQLRDAGDPVEQAAIYDREGADELVFLDITASAQERDIMLDVVAKTAEVAFMPVTVGGGIRNLLDIERLLRRGADRVSINTAAVQNPALVDEAARRFGSQCIIVAIDARAKRDSSPGWEVFIHGGRTPTGIDALYWAKKVEELGAGEILLTSMDRDGTKDGYDLELTKAMAEAVNIPIIASGGAGELSHFYDVFTQTEAEAALAASIFHFRTFSIGEVKKYLADRGIAVRPKIR